The Blochmannia endosymbiont of Camponotus sp. genomic interval ATTAATGCTCGGAATTGGAATGATGTAGTATGGGCGATAACTACACGCATGGACCCTGATCGAGATACCATAATAGTAAAAAATACCCCAATTGATTATCTTGATTTCTCTAGTCCCATTTCTGGTTTAGGTTCTAAAATAGGTATGGATGCAACAAATAAATGGCCCGGGGAAACTGAAAGAGAATGGGGTATTCCAATTAAAATGCACGATACGGTACGACATTATATTGATAGTATTTGGGATAAACTAGACATATAGGAATAATACTTTACACTCAAGATGATACAATTGAGTAAGATGCATAAAATTAAACATATAGCAGTATGATGGATTTTTTTAATAAAAATAAAGAGATATACTGTAATTTATTACAAATAAATCATCACACATATATATATATATATATATCTATATCAAAACATAAATTTATATAACATTGCCGTTAATAGCCAACATACAATCATTTACACAAACGTTCTAAATACAACATTACAAACAGGTCTGTAATAACATACTGTAATTATGAATATATCCACATTTTAAATATGTTTTATATAATAAAAACATATTTAATAATACTATATGCTATTATAAAAATATTTTATGACTAACAATTATACTTAAACAGATAAAAATATTTTTTATTTAATTATTATCTATATCTACTTGATACAACAATCATACGCTCTATTAACTTGTAATAATCACACAAATTCACATACATATTACACAATAAAATATATTATAATTAAAACCAACATCAATAATTAAATTAATTTTAATATTAACTAAATTAGAATAGTATTCTATCATAATATTACAATATTTATATTTTTATATGAAATATTTATGTGTTTATTAGGAGGGGGTATGAAAAAATTGCATCTTATTTGGATAGTAATTTATTTGATATTTTCATGTAAAAGCATTTCATCTTCAATTACAGAAGGAAGACAATACATTCGACTAAACAAACCTATTCACAATGCACCACAATTACTGGAATTTTTTTCTTTTTACTGCCCACATTGCTATCAATTCGAAGAAATTTATCATATTTCTAATAACATAAAACAAACATTACCTAAAAATGTAAATTTTTATAAATATCATGTGAATTTTTTAGGTAATTTAGGAAAACAATTAACACATGCTTGGGCTGTAGCAATAGCATTAAGAATAGAAAATAAAATCAGTCCTATATTATTTACAGCGATACAAAAACAACAATCTATTCACACTGTGGAAGATATTCGTGAAATATTCATTAAATCTGGTGTCAATGCAGAAGAATTTGATATCGCTTGGGAGAGCGTATTAGTGAAATCTTTAATTTTAGATCAGGAACAAGCAGCAATAAACTTTCGTTTGAGAGGAGTACCATCAATATTTATCAATGGGAAATATATGATAAAAAACGAGAAGTTAGATATATCATCAGTTAACGCTTATATAAAACAATTTTGTGAGTTGTTAAATTTACTGATAGATAAAACGTAATTTCTGCATATTCATTATATCATTATACTGGCATATACAAATATTCTATTTTTTATTGAAATTATTTTACAAAATGACTGCATTGATTTTATTATTTTGTTGTTTATAATAACCTTATAGTTAATAGTTTTACTAAACAATAGTCTATATTCTCTTGTCTTTTCTGTAAAATTAAGTCGTATATAAATGTCATTATGATTACAATTATAAATAATCCGATAATTTTAGTGGATGGATCTTGTTATATACACCGTGCATATCATGCGTTTCCACCATTGATCACTAGCGACGGAAAACCAGTATGGGTAATATATGGGGTAATCAATATGATTAAGAGTCTATTGATACGATATCAACCTACTCACATGGTGGTGGTTTTTGATACAATGGGGAAAACCTTTCGTAACAATTTATTTGAAAAATATAAAGCTAATCGCATGAAAACCCCTAAGAATTTATATACTCAAATTGATCCATTATGTGAAATAATACAAGCCATGGGGTTACCAATTCTTAAGGTGCCTGACGTAGAAGCAGATGATGTGATAGGCACATTAGCTATATCTTGTGCGCGATCAGGAAATTCTGTGTTAATTAGTACAGGAGATAAGGATATGGCTCAAATAGCATCATCGCAAATAACTCTTATTAATACTATGTCGAATATTATTTTTACTCCTAAAGAAATAGAAAAACAGTTTGGAGTACCACCAACTCTAATAGCTGATTATTTAGCATTAATAGGCGATCGTTCTGATAACATTCCTGGAGTTCCTGGAATAGGAAAAAAAACTGCTCAGATTTTATTAAATAAAATAGGTAATTTAAAAGTATTATACGATCATTTAGATAAAATTAGTCTATTAGATTTAGGTTTGCGTGGCGCTAGAGCAATACAAAACACATTACAAGCCAACAAAGAAGTAGCATTTCTTTCTTATAAACTAACGACCATTAAAACCGACGTATCTTTAAATATATCTGACTATCAACTGTTAATACAACAGAGAAATATTAACGCCTTGCAATCGTTATTTACACAGTATGAATTTAAAAATTGGCTAATAGATTTACAATCAGGAACATGGCTGGATAAATATCACCATTTGAAACATGTACCATCACATCGACGATTAACTAATACACTTTTGTTCCAAAAACATAATTTATCATCAGAGTATTCCAAAGAAAAAAAGATTATCAAAATAATACATAACATTGAAATGCTTTGTCATTGGGTTGAAAAAATTGACGAATCCAAATTTTTTATATTTAGTATATATACAGATATATTTAATGTTTCTACAGCTAAAATCATAAGTATATGTTTATCTATAGATACTAAAGAAAGCGCGTATATTCCTATAAAAACTGATGCGATTAATAATCATCAGAACTTTTTATACCTTGAAGAGATATTATCAATTTTGCAACCAACTTTAGAAAATGAAAAAATAAAAAAAGTAGGCCAACATTTAAAATTTAGTTATTCTATTTTAAAACGTTATAATATAAACTTAGCTGGCATGGCATTTGATGTTATATTAGAATTATATATACTGTATGGTACTGCTAATTATCATAATATTAAAAATTTTTTAGATAAAGACACATTTAACGCTGTTACAAATTTTAAAAAAAATTATGATAATTATAATGAAAATAACATCATTTTAGATCTACAAAATATACAATTACAATCTCTACATGCTGCCGAATTTATCAAATCCCTGTTTAATCTGCATCGTACTTTATGGCCAAAGATAGAATCAAATAATAAACTAAAAAAAATATTTGAAGAAGTAGAAATGCCTCTAATATCTATCTTATCGCGCATTGAAAGTTATGGTGTATTAATTGATAAAAAATTACTTAATACACATTCAGTAGAATTAGATTATCGGCTTCATGCATTAGAGCTAGAAGCGTATCAATTAGTAGGCACTCCTTTTAATCTTGCTTCAACTAAACAATTACAAGAAATATTATATAATCAGCAAAAATTGCCAATTTTAAAAAAAACACCTAAGGGAGTTCCTTCAACTAATGAAGAAGTATTGAAGAAATTATCAAAAAAATACTCAATGCCAAAAATTATTTTGCAATATCGTGCTTTATCTAAATTACAATCTACTTATATCAAAAAATTAATTGCTATGATTAATAAAAAATCAAATAGGGTGCACACCTCATATAATCAAACTAGAACTTCTACAGGACGTCTTTCCTCTACTAGTCCTAATTTGCAAAATATCCCAAATAGAAATTACGATGGAAGAAAAATACGTCAGGCTTTTATTGCCCCAAAAAATTTTTTAATTGTAGCAGCCGATTATTCTCAAATAGAATTAAGAATTATGGCGCATCTTTCTCAAGATATCGAATTAATCAATGATTTTCTTTTTGAAAAAGATATTCATACTGCAACAGCTTCTGAAATCTTTGTTACCGCGTTACACTCAGTTACTGATGAACAAAGACAACGAGCTAAAACTATTAATTTTGGATTAATTTATGGAATGAGCGCATTCGGATTAGCGCGTCAATTATCAGTAACATGTAAGGAAGCTCAAAAATATGTAGATCGTTATTTTAATCGTTATCCTGGTGTTATGAAATATATGCAACATATTCGAGAGCATGCTAATAAATATGGTTATGTGTCTACACTAGACGGACGAAAGTTATATTTACCAGATGTTTATTCTTCTAATACTCTTCAAAAAAAAGGAGCTGAAAGAGCTGCGATTAATGCTCCTATGCAAGGAAGCGCTGCTGATATTATTAAGAAAGCAATGATATCTATTGATAATTGGTTGCAAAAAGATGCAATTCCAGCGCGTATCATTATGCAAGTACATGACGAATTAGTATTTGAAGTACGCGATGATATCGTAGGCTCTGTTGTAAAAAAAATCAAAAAATTAATGGAAGAATGTTTTATTATGGATGTACCTCTAAAAGTAGATGTTGGTATTGGAAAGAATTGGGAACAAGCACATTAATATATCAACCTAACATAGGTTAATATATTAAATATAATAAATACATGATTAATAACAATTGCTTAGAATAATATATTTATACAAATCATATGCTTTGATATATAGAAGATGCGATGATTTATAAAAATATATTATTTTAACCAATTATTAAGGACTCTTCTCAATGAGAGTATTCCGTATTTTTTGACAACAGAAAAAGGTTCGACTTGTATATGCGTTTCAAACATCATTTTCATATCGCGTATTATCTTTTTAGATGTAACTTGCAAAACATTTCTAGAAATTTTATCTGCTTTGCTCAATAAAGTAAAAACAGGAACGCCTACGGAAAGCGCACGTTCAATTGTTTTTTGATCTAAATCTTTTATCGGATGCCTAATGTCCATCATTAATATCAATCCTTTTAAATTTTCTCTCTTTTTTAAGTATTCACATATCATGTCATGCCAGTAGTTTTTTCTTTTTTTTGTCTGATGATTAACATAATAACCATAGCCAGGAAAATCAATCAGACGAATACCCGGGCTGACCTCAAATAAATTAATGAGTTGCGTACATCCTGGTGTTTTGCTTACTTTAGTTAATTTTTTTTGATAAGTTAACGCATTAATAGCGCTAGATTTTCCACTATTAGAATAACCAACAAAAGCTACCTCCATACCCATTTTTTCATTAGGTAAACAGTAAACTGCAGGTACGCTTATTAAAAAATAAGTAACATGATAGTTGTATATCATAACATGGTAAATATGAAAATAAGTTTCTAAATTTATATAAATATATAAAACAAATTGTTTTTATTCCTGATTTAATTTTTTAAACCATTATTATCAACAATAATATCGTTATATACGTATTTTACATATATTACAAAAAATTATTTTTAAACACTATAATATAGATCGAATTCTATAGGATGTGGCGTAATGGACACGAGTCTACTGTCTTCTTGACACAATAAAATATATGTATTAATATACTCTTCGGTAAAGACGTTGCCTCTAGTTAAAAATTTATGATCATCGTATAAAGATTTTAATGCTTCGTCAAGAGATTGAGCCATGTGTGATATGGATGATGCTTCTTTTTCAGAGATAGTATATAAGTTTTTATCAACAGGTTCTCCAGGATGGATTTTATTAATAATGCCATCTAGTCCCGCCATAAGCAATGCAGAAAATGCTAGATAAGGATTAGCAGAAGGATCAGGAAATCGAACTTCAATTCGACATGATGTGTCGTTTTGTGTTTTTTTTAGGGATGACGGAATGCGAATCGCGCTAGAACGATTACAAACAGAATAAGTCAACATTACTGGAGCTTCATAATTTGGAACTAAACGTTTATACGAATTAGTAGTCGGATTGGTTATAGCATTTAATGCTTTAGCGTGATGCAAAATACCTCCAATATAAAATAAAGCGATATCAGAAAGGTTCCCATATTGAAGACCTGAAAATAAATTAATATCTTTTTTATGTAAGGATATATGGCAATGCATGCCTGACCCATTATCATTGATAATAGGTTTAGGCATGAAAGTTGCAGTTTTCCCAGAATTATGAGCAACATTGTGCACTACATATTTATATATTTGTATTTCATCAGCTTTTTTAGTAAGAGTATTAAATCGAGTTGCTATTTCATTTTGACCTGATGTTGCAACTTCATGATGATGAGCCTCTACGATTAATCCCATTTTTTCCATTGTTAAAGACATGGTAGATCGCAAGTTCTGAGAAGAATCTATTGGGGGCACGGGAGCATATCCACTCTTTATTCTAGGACGATGACCTTTATTTCCGTCTTTATAAACTTTACCGCTGTTCCATGATGATTCTCGATCGTCAACGATTACATAAGATCCCGATATTGTTGTTGCAAAATGAATACTGTCAAATAAAAAAAATTCTGGTTCCGGGCCAAACATCACGATATCGGCGATACCAGAATTATATAAAAATATTTCTGCTCGTTTAGCTATAGACCGTGGATCCCTATCATAATTTTTCATAGTACTAGGGTCAATTATATCGCAACGAATAATTATTGTAGCGTCTTCATAAAATGGATCTATCACAAAGCTATCAGGATCAGGCATCAATATCATATCTGATTGGTTAACATCTTTCCACCCTTTAATGGAGGACCCATCAAAAATTTTTCCATGATTAAATAAACAATCATTAACCTGGGTTTTAGGGATAGTAATGTGTTGTTCTTTTCCTTTTGTATCAGTAAAACGTAAATCAACAAATTTTATTTGATTTTCGTTTATAATAGAAAAAATTTTTTCAATATTTGTCATATTTGTGCTCTCAGCTATTACATATCAATGTGTTAAAATACTATCTATAAGGCTCTTGCGATCAAAAATTTTTAAAAACTTTATTTAATTAACATATCTGCATCGATATGCTTACTAATATTCATTAGTACGTAATACATTGAATCAGATATGTTGATCCTTGATTAAAATTTAAAATTTTTTAAAAAACACTTATATTTTATACTACTATTATTTTAATAAATAATCTAATGTAATAAAAACAAAAAAAATACTTGTATGCATAACTACTATTAATCATTTTTTTAATTACTTTTAATTCAAATTCAACATAGAAAAAATGTCAGAAAGTTAGTCATGTTATTTTTTATGTATTGTATACATGATATACATCATGAAATATAATCGTACATATACATTTTTATATAAATTTAAAAAATTAATAATTTTATACAAATTGTTATCTGTTATTGGTGTATATCATGTAAATATGAATTTACATTGTAAGTATCGTGAGCAACATTAAGAATAGTTTTAGGACTTACGCAATATATTATTTATAGTAGGCTGTTGCTCTATAAATAAGAAATTACACGCATTATATCAATATTACAAATTTACATCAGAACAATACAACAATCTTCAATTTTAATAAACTTTTAGTATCTATTACGTTAAAGAGACTTTTTCTCCTAAATATCAATTGCATGGCTTAAGTAATATTAGTTTTTGATTGTATATATAATTGTTAGTATTTATTTTTTAGTAATTAAGTCTTCTTCTATTTCTCTGAGAGCAAGTACGGTATATTTATCATTGTTATTTCTTGTAATCAACGTTTCTTTTCCACCAATTTGCATTTGCCGTGCACGTCGTGCGGCAAGTAATATTAAATCGAATATATTACCAATTTTTCCTACAGCATCCTGTACAGTTATACGTGCCATTTTCATTCACCGTGTATGTGGATTTTATTTATTAAGTTTAAATTCATATTGATCGTAAGCACACATATATATTTATACTGATTGATTATTTATATATCTGGCAATAACAAATGATTGATTAATGTTGCGTAGCGTATTTTTTGATGCGCTATTCGCAATTGCTCAGATAATATAATCGACTGTAAATGTGTCAAAGCGACGTTTAAATCATCATTTATGATAACATAATCATATTCTTTAAAATGGCTAATTTCATCCACTGCTTGCTTCATGCGTGCGGCGATCACTTCTTCTGTATCTTCTCCTCTCAGATATAATCGATGTGCTAATTCTTTCTTTGATGGAGGCAAAATAAAAATAGTATAGATATTTTTTGATATTTTACTACGAATTTGTTGCGCTCCTTTCCAGTCAATATTTAACACAATATGCACACCAGCATCTAACATCATTTCAATATTATTTTTTGCAGTACCGTAATAATGATTAAAAATCATAGCATATTCAAAAAACATATTTTTATCAATCATATATTTAAATGCTTTTTTTGAAATAAAATAATAATCCTTTCCATGTATTTCCCCAGGCCTTTTAATGCGTGTGGTGTAAGAAATAGATAATTTAGTTTGATAAACAAAATGATCATATTGTATTACAGTTTGAATTAATGTAGATTTTCCTGTCCCACTAGGGGCGGATATAATACACAATATTCCTGGATTTTTCATCATAAAATGATTATATACACATTTGATCGCATAAATAATTAATATTTATAAAAATAAATCACGTCCATACATAGTATATATGTTTTGAATAACTATATATTTGGTTCTAATTCATGTTAAACATTAAATATCATTATTTTGCATAGATGTATTGAGGTTGATGTAATAGAAGATCCTCAATAAAACATTTTGTAATTTGATTACACTAGAGTATACATTGTTACTATCAAATTAATAAAAAATTATTAGTTTCACCGAGGACCTTATTTACGTTAATGAAATCTATAGTGCAGTATGCGTGTATATTGTATTGTCATTTTGCCATATTATTTTTTTGTTGTATTTCAAGTAAATTGCATACTTCTCTAAAGCTTTTCAGCTGTACATCAGATAAAAGGGAAAATATGCGATCTAAAATGATATTATGTGTATCTTCGGCAACACGTAATTTATCGCGTCCTTTTTCTGTAATATAAACGTATTTCACTCTACGATCTGTAAGACTTTGTTGTCGACGTAACATTTCATCTTTTTCTAATGCATCAAGAACTGTTACAACGGTTCTTGATGAAAATCCCATATAATTTTTAATGTCTGTTGCGCTGGTTTTTCCGGTAGTAATAAGATGCAAGATTTTCATTTTAGACATTGAAAGACCTTCATTAATTAATTGGCCATTTATTTCTTTGCGTAAACGGTGATAAATACGAGATAAGGATTCTACCATGTTTGAAATATCTGTTAATCTATTCATAATTATTTGTCTCTATATTGAATCAATAATGATAATAGGACTATATTAATAGTCTAAAAAATAATAATTATTATTTTGAAGTATTGTTTATTGAGAATAATAATTTTTCAGACAATTGTTTACATCTGATAATCAATTATATTTTTAATTAACCATTGCAGCGTATACCTCCTAATTTATTGTAATTTTACTAAATTAATATTTTGATTTTATTAAAAGATAGCAGACATTATTCATTCAGAATATATATATATTCTAATATTTAATTTGTGTTGTTTTACTATTTATATTTTATCGGAGTTTTTTTAAATTTGAAATATGACTATCGGAAAAATAAAACTTCTTATAGATTTATTAAAAAATGATTTTTTTATATTTTATGATTTATTTTTAATCTTAGAATTCTATATATCTGCAAGTAAATAGATCTAAATCAAAAATATAAACAATTTTATTACAAAATATAAAATAATATTTAATATTTTTATGAAAATAAAAATAAAAAATTATATTTTTATAAAAAATAATATTTTTTATTGAATCATATATTT includes:
- the dsbA gene encoding thiol:disulfide interchange protein DsbA, giving the protein MKKLHLIWIVIYLIFSCKSISSSITEGRQYIRLNKPIHNAPQLLEFFSFYCPHCYQFEEIYHISNNIKQTLPKNVNFYKYHVNFLGNLGKQLTHAWAVAIALRIENKISPILFTAIQKQQSIHTVEDIREIFIKSGVNAEEFDIAWESVLVKSLILDQEQAAINFRLRGVPSIFINGKYMIKNEKLDISSVNAYIKQFCELLNLLIDKT
- the polA gene encoding DNA polymerase I yields the protein MITIINNPIILVDGSCYIHRAYHAFPPLITSDGKPVWVIYGVINMIKSLLIRYQPTHMVVVFDTMGKTFRNNLFEKYKANRMKTPKNLYTQIDPLCEIIQAMGLPILKVPDVEADDVIGTLAISCARSGNSVLISTGDKDMAQIASSQITLINTMSNIIFTPKEIEKQFGVPPTLIADYLALIGDRSDNIPGVPGIGKKTAQILLNKIGNLKVLYDHLDKISLLDLGLRGARAIQNTLQANKEVAFLSYKLTTIKTDVSLNISDYQLLIQQRNINALQSLFTQYEFKNWLIDLQSGTWLDKYHHLKHVPSHRRLTNTLLFQKHNLSSEYSKEKKIIKIIHNIEMLCHWVEKIDESKFFIFSIYTDIFNVSTAKIISICLSIDTKESAYIPIKTDAINNHQNFLYLEEILSILQPTLENEKIKKVGQHLKFSYSILKRYNINLAGMAFDVILELYILYGTANYHNIKNFLDKDTFNAVTNFKKNYDNYNENNIILDLQNIQLQSLHAAEFIKSLFNLHRTLWPKIESNNKLKKIFEEVEMPLISILSRIESYGVLIDKKLLNTHSVELDYRLHALELEAYQLVGTPFNLASTKQLQEILYNQQKLPILKKTPKGVPSTNEEVLKKLSKKYSMPKIILQYRALSKLQSTYIKKLIAMINKKSNRVHTSYNQTRTSTGRLSSTSPNLQNIPNRNYDGRKIRQAFIAPKNFLIVAADYSQIELRIMAHLSQDIELINDFLFEKDIHTATASEIFVTALHSVTDEQRQRAKTINFGLIYGMSAFGLARQLSVTCKEAQKYVDRYFNRYPGVMKYMQHIREHANKYGYVSTLDGRKLYLPDVYSSNTLQKKGAERAAINAPMQGSAADIIKKAMISIDNWLQKDAIPARIIMQVHDELVFEVRDDIVGSVVKKIKKLMEECFIMDVPLKVDVGIGKNWEQAH
- the yihA gene encoding ribosome biogenesis GTP-binding protein YihA/YsxC, whose amino-acid sequence is MIYNYHVTYFLISVPAVYCLPNEKMGMEVAFVGYSNSGKSSAINALTYQKKLTKVSKTPGCTQLINLFEVSPGIRLIDFPGYGYYVNHQTKKRKNYWHDMICEYLKKRENLKGLILMMDIRHPIKDLDQKTIERALSVGVPVFTLLSKADKISRNVLQVTSKKIIRDMKMMFETHIQVEPFSVVKKYGILSLRRVLNNWLK
- the glnA gene encoding type I glutamate--ammonia ligase, coding for MTNIEKIFSIINENQIKFVDLRFTDTKGKEQHITIPKTQVNDCLFNHGKIFDGSSIKGWKDVNQSDMILMPDPDSFVIDPFYEDATIIIRCDIIDPSTMKNYDRDPRSIAKRAEIFLYNSGIADIVMFGPEPEFFLFDSIHFATTISGSYVIVDDRESSWNSGKVYKDGNKGHRPRIKSGYAPVPPIDSSQNLRSTMSLTMEKMGLIVEAHHHEVATSGQNEIATRFNTLTKKADEIQIYKYVVHNVAHNSGKTATFMPKPIINDNGSGMHCHISLHKKDINLFSGLQYGNLSDIALFYIGGILHHAKALNAITNPTTNSYKRLVPNYEAPVMLTYSVCNRSSAIRIPSSLKKTQNDTSCRIEVRFPDPSANPYLAFSALLMAGLDGIINKIHPGEPVDKNLYTISEKEASSISHMAQSLDEALKSLYDDHKFLTRGNVFTEEYINTYILLCQEDSRLVSITPHPIEFDLYYSV
- the gmk gene encoding guanylate kinase, with the translated sequence MMKNPGILCIISAPSGTGKSTLIQTVIQYDHFVYQTKLSISYTTRIKRPGEIHGKDYYFISKKAFKYMIDKNMFFEYAMIFNHYYGTAKNNIEMMLDAGVHIVLNIDWKGAQQIRSKISKNIYTIFILPPSKKELAHRLYLRGEDTEEVIAARMKQAVDEISHFKEYDYVIINDDLNVALTHLQSIILSEQLRIAHQKIRYATLINHLLLPDI
- a CDS encoding MarR family winged helix-turn-helix transcriptional regulator; the encoded protein is MNRLTDISNMVESLSRIYHRLRKEINGQLINEGLSMSKMKILHLITTGKTSATDIKNYMGFSSRTVVTVLDALEKDEMLRRQQSLTDRRVKYVYITEKGRDKLRVAEDTHNIILDRIFSLLSDVQLKSFREVCNLLEIQQKNNMAK